Proteins encoded in a region of the Anopheles aquasalis chromosome 2, idAnoAquaMG_Q_19, whole genome shotgun sequence genome:
- the LOC126571836 gene encoding lipopolysaccharide-induced tumor necrosis factor-alpha factor-like, translated as MATERRQPASVDEKSADRTDLHDAAVIPNNQPTLYCNMATIVVAPAVGPEQTQLICPHCQALVRTTIEHRANTRTHIYALLLCLFFCWPCICLPYCCNSCRDTIHKCPRCKAFIGSYHR; from the exons ATGGCCACGGAAAGGCGTCAGCCGGCGTCAGTTGATGAAAAGAGCGCTGATCGGACGGACCTACACGACGCTGCTGTTATTccgaacaaccaaccaacgctcTACTGCAATATGG CCACAATCGTTGTAGCACCTGCCGTCGGACCAGAACAGACGCAGCTCATCTGCCCACACTGCCAGGCATTGGTGCGCACGACGATCGAGCATCGTGCGAACACGCGAACGCACATCTAcgcgctgctgttgtgtttatTTTTCTGCTGGCCCTGTATCTGCCTACCGTACTGCTGCAACTCGTGCCGTGATACGATCCATAAGTGTCCTCGCTGCAAAGCATTCATCGGCAGTTACCATCGGTAA
- the LOC126571841 gene encoding lipopolysaccharide-induced tumor necrosis factor-alpha factor homolog, producing MTTVIVTNPQVGPDPMTITCPTCHATVRTKVKHQSTTSTHACAFLLWIFCWPCLCLPYCCNSCRNANHYCPNCNTFIGSYKN from the exons ATGA CTACCGTGATCGTGACGAATCCCCAGGTCGGGCCGGACCCGATGACGATCACCTGCCCAACGTGTCACGCAACGGTACGCACGAAGGTGAAGCACCAATCGACCACATCCACGCACGCCTGTGCCTTTCTGTTGTGGATCTTTTGCTGGCCCTGCCTCTGTCTGCCGTACTGCTGCAACTCCTGCCGTAACGCCAATCACTACTGCCCCAACTGCAATACCTTCATCGGTTCTTACAAAAACTAG
- the LOC126571838 gene encoding lipopolysaccharide-induced tumor necrosis factor-alpha factor homolog: MDPPSYEQIDRPVPGAYPQQQPASLQTTVIVTSPQVGPDPTTIICPSCRATVVTRLEYETTTKTHLCAGLLCLFLCWPCAFVPYCSTACRDANHYCPNCGSFIGSYRK, encoded by the exons ATGG ATCCTCCTTCCTATGAACAGATCGATCGTCCGGTGCCGGGGGCCTacccacagcagcaaccggcctCGTTGC AAACGACGGTGATCGTGACAAGTCCACAGGTTGGTCCAGATCCGACGACCATCATTTGTCCGTCGTGCCGGGCGACGGTTGTGACACGGTTGGAGtacgaaaccaccaccaagacgCACCTGTGTGCCGGTTTACTGTGTTTGTTCCTGTGCTGGCCCTGTGCCTTTGTGCCATACTGTTCGACGGCGTGTCGCGATGCGAACCATTACTGCCCCAACTGTGGATCTTTCATCGGATCTTATCGGAAGTAG